One genomic region from Antedon mediterranea chromosome 3, ecAntMedi1.1, whole genome shotgun sequence encodes:
- the LOC140044996 gene encoding ARF GTPase-activating protein GIT2-like: protein MRGKSRQPTEICSDCSASDPSWASINRGVVLCDECSSVHRSLGRHVSQIKPLRGGPSWPRSQLEMLDALVNCGVNSIWEHSLLDPSQVRSGKRKPNAKDPTHPTRSDFIKAKYGRLEFVHRLKDEDGASAKDFSKQLYSCVRTSNLETCLRLLSLGAEANYYHPEKKNTCLHHASKAGQMLQCELLIAYGADPGSIDGEGYTPADLARCEGHIELAKRLVECEYEVTDRLAFYLCGKKPDHTTSNFLIPEMKDSSLDRSELAESARRKLQALSDHLFKELATDVYDEVDRREIDSIWISKQTQSSGILGDRTVPFLPLNPELSSTRNQGRQKLARFNAREFATLIVDILKEAKRRQKGTLSSKSSADESSNDGRGIPSVISDGDPIYDVVAEDDYQDLDQSQVETIEPVNQITKDDTQSLVSADLSDGPITLDEYLDVKRKLTASENRVTQLLTMNKKMNQEIHVLQSMVQNLMEENSKLRQQSLVSVVQPEEKPKQRTESLGRSAPVGSGRPMSMYESRYTSKLPWKQVGGKTPSTEELQEVMQNRPTLQSMDRIPSEDSGSSDRPLSTTGSDYENTHNQDPSSHDMPSVTITPPTSAGLSHPTSQITDLSPVSEETTDQLEEKGPTKDEVVAQMGIITKKIQELLSAAKDNQVEYYIPCSEKIYAAVKETVDLFPEKSKHENVRVPVRLLVSTANRLQMECKNMNMEGTTTETITSQVIACAYDIAKAAKSLVTMYQ from the exons ATGAGAGGAAAATCTAGACAGCCAACAGAAATTTGCTCAGATTGTAGTGCAAGCG ATCCTTCATGGGCTTCTATAAATCGTGGTGTtgttctatgtgatgaatgttCATCTGTCCATCGTAGTCTAGGCCGGCACGTCTCACAGATCAAGCCTTTACGAGGAGGTCCATCATGGCCTCGCAGTCAGCTAGAG ATGCTGGATGCATTGGTTAACTGTGGTGTGAATTCCATATGGGAACACTCGCTATTAGATCCATCACAAGTACGTAGTGGAAAACGTAAACCAAACGCCAAAGACCCAACCCA cCCTACAAGATCCGATTTTATCAAGGCCAAATATGGGAGACTGGAATTTGTCCATCGACTCAAAGATGAAGATGGAGCTTCAGCCAAAGATTTCAGCAAA CAACTTTATTCATGTGTAAGAACTTCCAATCTAGAAACATGTCTTCGACTTCTATCACTTGGAGCAGAAGCAAATTATTATCATCCT GAGAAGAAAAACACATGTTTACATCATGCTAGCAAAGCAGGACAGATGTTACAGTGTGAATTGCTGATTGCATACGGAGCTGATCCAGGCTCAATAGATGGGGAGGGCTACACACCTGCTGATTTGGCAAG ATGTGAAGGTCATATTGAACTTGCCAAACGACTTGTTGAGTGTGAGTATGAGGTAACCGATAGACTGGCATTCTATCTGTGTGGCAAGAAACCAG ATCATACAACATCAAACTTTCTCATTCCTGAAATGAAAGATAGTTCTCTAGACAGATCTGAACTGGCTGAATCTGCTAGAAGGAAACTACAAGCA CTTTCAGATCACTTATTTAAAGAACTAGCTACAGATGTATATGATGAAGTAGACAGAAGAGAAATTGATAGTA TTTGGATCTCAAAACAAACTCAATCTTCTGGTATCTTAGGAGATCGTACAGTACCATTCTTGCCACTTAATCCTGAATTATCATCCACAAGAAATCAG GGACGACAAAAACTTGCCAGGTTCAATGCTAGGGAATTTGCTACATTGATTGTAGACATCTTAAAAGAAGCAAAAAGACGACAAAAAGGAACGCTTTCATCAAAGTCTTCTGCTGATG aaTCAAGTAATGATGGGCGGGGCATCCCAAGTGTCATTAGTGATGGTGACCCAATTTATGATGTTGTGGCGGAGGATGACTACCAAGATCTAGACCAATCACAAGTTGAGACTATTGAACCGGTTAACCAAATTACAAAAGATGATACTCAG AGCTTAGTCTCAGCTGACCTTTCTGATGGACCAATCACTTTAGACGAATACTTAGATGTGAAACGTAAACTAACAGCATCAGAGAATAGAGTGACACAGTTACTTACAATGAATAAGAAAATGAACCAAGAAATCCATGTCCTACAGTCTATG GTACAAAATTTAATGGAAGAAAATTCAAAATTACGTCAACAAAGTCTGGTATCCGTTGTCCAGCCagaagaaaaaccaaaacagaGAACCGAGTCTCTAGGTCGTTCTGCTCCTGTGGGATCTGGTCGCCCTATGTCAATGTATGAATCAAGGTACACAAGCAAGTTACCATGGAAACAAGTTGGAGGAAAAACTCCATCAACAGAAGAACTACAAGAAGTAATGCAGAATAGACCAACGCTTCAATCCATGGATAGGATCCCATCTGAA gaTAGTGGTTCAAGTGATAGGCCATTGAGTACAACAGGCAGTGATTATGAAAACACACACAATCAGGATCCTTCCAG TCATGATATGCCGTCTGTAACTATTACACCACCTACATCAGCTGGCCTATCTCATCCTACCTCACAAATTACAGACCTGTCTCCTGTGTCAGAGGAGACAACAGATCAACTTGAAGAGAAGGGACCAACAAAAGATGAGGTTGTTGCTCAAATGGGTATTATTACCAAGAAAATTCAAGAACTTTTATCTGCAGCAAAAGACAATCAAGTAGAATA TTATATACCATGTTCAGAAAAAATATATGCAGCTGTCAAAGAAACAGTGGACCTATTCCCAgag aaATCTAAACATGAGAATGTACGCGTACCAGTCAGGCTTCTTGTGTCAACAGCTAATCGTTTACAAATGGAATGCAAAAACATGAATATGGAAGGTACAACAACAGAAACAATAACATCACAGGTTATAGCATGTGCTTATGATATTGCAAAGGCTGCAAAAAGCTTAGTTACAATGTATCAATAA